One genomic region from uncultured Cohaesibacter sp. encodes:
- a CDS encoding MIP/aquaporin family protein, with product MENFIGELIGTMLLIIFGAGVCANTSLEKSYGKGAGWVVIAFGWGFAVAMAVYVTGKFTGAHINPAVTIGLAAVGAFPWALVPEYIAGQMVGGFLGAAIIVLMYGPHWAETKDEGTKLGVFSTGPAIKSPVANFISEFIGTAVLLFCLQGIGANQFADGVNPLIVGFLIVAIGLSLGGTTGYAINPARDLGPRIAHALLPIPGKGGSNWGYAWIPVLGPICGGICGAALYQVLFA from the coding sequence TTGGAAAACTTTATTGGTGAATTGATTGGCACCATGCTGCTGATCATTTTCGGGGCTGGTGTGTGTGCAAACACATCTCTGGAAAAATCTTATGGCAAGGGCGCTGGTTGGGTCGTGATTGCCTTTGGTTGGGGGTTTGCGGTTGCCATGGCGGTCTATGTCACCGGAAAATTCACCGGTGCGCACATCAACCCTGCCGTAACCATCGGTCTGGCCGCCGTCGGGGCATTCCCCTGGGCTTTGGTGCCAGAATATATTGCTGGTCAGATGGTTGGTGGTTTCCTTGGTGCTGCCATAATCGTGCTGATGTATGGTCCTCACTGGGCTGAAACCAAAGATGAAGGCACCAAGCTCGGTGTCTTTTCGACAGGTCCTGCCATCAAGAGCCCTGTTGCCAACTTTATCAGTGAGTTCATCGGAACGGCCGTGCTGCTCTTCTGCCTGCAAGGCATCGGCGCCAATCAGTTTGCAGATGGGGTCAACCCGCTGATTGTCGGCTTCCTGATTGTTGCTATCGGTTTGTCTCTGGGTGGCACAACGGGATACGCCATCAACCCGGCTCGTGATCTGGGCCCACGCATCGCTCATGCACTTCTGCCTATTCCCGGCAAGGGTGGTAGCAACTGGGGTTATGCCTGGATTCCAGTGCTCGGTCCGATCTGTGGCGGTATTTGCGGCGCCGCGCTTTATCAGGTTCTTTTCGCCTGA
- a CDS encoding ribbon-helix-helix domain-containing protein: MGLAKPTTIRLQEENQRKLEDLAVRTKRSRSQLIDRAVERYISDYERYYAELDEAVASIRSDPTYPADQVFDWIKGWGTDEETSFDGHLDEIKKAL, encoded by the coding sequence ATGGGACTGGCAAAGCCTACTACAATTCGTCTGCAGGAAGAAAATCAGCGGAAGCTAGAAGATCTGGCAGTGCGAACCAAGCGATCGCGGTCGCAATTGATCGATAGAGCTGTTGAACGCTACATTTCCGATTATGAGCGCTATTATGCAGAGCTCGATGAAGCGGTGGCTTCAATTCGCAGTGATCCAACCTATCCTGCTGACCAGGTCTTCGATTGGATAAAGGGCTGGGGCACAGATGAAGAAACATCGTTCGATGGGCATCTCGATGAGATTAAGAAAGCCCTATGA
- a CDS encoding MOSC N-terminal beta barrel domain-containing protein codes for MSISLKAIYRYPIKGFTPQLLSQVEISEGKPLPWDRAFAIENGASGFDAEAPAHLPKIHFLMLMKQPELAALKTAFDPETGALTISKEGERVAEGNLFNPESMQTALDYLSSYCAKPLRGTPSLLHAEDFAFTDSKTQDITLINLASVDAISEKAGSALDPLRFRGNFYIEGAKPWQEHDWVGKDVTIGGLRFHVRKRTQRCAATNANPTTGERDQNIPKLLMTHFDHCDCGIHLMPLQSGSLQPGAELDSPLEE; via the coding sequence ATGAGCATTTCTCTCAAAGCCATATATCGCTACCCAATCAAGGGCTTTACCCCGCAGCTTCTGTCGCAGGTCGAGATTTCAGAAGGCAAGCCGCTGCCATGGGACCGCGCCTTTGCCATTGAGAATGGAGCCAGCGGCTTTGACGCCGAAGCGCCTGCCCATCTTCCCAAGATTCATTTCCTGATGCTGATGAAGCAGCCAGAGTTGGCAGCCCTCAAAACCGCGTTTGATCCGGAAACCGGCGCATTGACCATCAGCAAAGAGGGAGAAAGAGTGGCCGAAGGCAACCTATTCAACCCCGAATCCATGCAAACCGCGCTCGACTATCTATCCAGCTATTGTGCCAAACCTTTGCGCGGCACGCCAAGCCTGCTGCATGCTGAGGATTTCGCCTTCACCGATTCCAAAACGCAGGATATCACGCTCATCAATCTGGCATCTGTCGACGCCATCAGCGAAAAGGCTGGCAGCGCGCTTGATCCGTTACGTTTCCGCGGTAATTTCTATATTGAAGGGGCCAAGCCGTGGCAGGAGCATGACTGGGTCGGCAAGGATGTAACTATCGGCGGCCTTCGCTTCCATGTTCGCAAGCGCACGCAACGATGCGCGGCCACCAACGCCAACCCCACTACCGGTGAACGCGACCAGAATATCCCGAAATTGCTGATGACGCATTTCGACCATTGTGATTGCGGTATTCATCTGATGCCCTTGCAAAGCGGGTCTCTCCAGCCCGGCGCTGAGCTGGACTCCCCGCTGGAGGAATAA
- a CDS encoding type II toxin-antitoxin system RelE/ParE family toxin has translation MKIEFTSGAIGDLEELREYLASRSPAGLRNVLSELERSIRQIADNVDIGRATPHEDVREIVVPKYGYVVPYHVWRDTVYILRVYRSARRPLKYKDLL, from the coding sequence ATGAAGATTGAATTCACATCCGGCGCTATTGGTGACTTGGAGGAATTGCGGGAATATCTGGCTTCCAGATCTCCTGCGGGCCTAAGGAATGTTTTATCGGAATTGGAACGAAGCATCAGGCAAATCGCTGACAATGTCGATATCGGGAGGGCGACCCCGCATGAAGATGTTCGCGAGATTGTAGTTCCGAAATACGGATATGTCGTCCCTTATCATGTTTGGCGCGATACAGTCTATATCCTGCGCGTCTACCGGTCTGCACGGCGGCCCCTCAAGTATAAAGATCTTTTGTGA
- the clpB gene encoding ATP-dependent chaperone ClpB codes for MNLERYTERARGFMQSAQTYAIGQGHQAFLPEHILKVLMDDKEGMASGLIDRSGGQSAQVRLLLEDHLKSIPSVSGAGAGQLYLSPHMAKLFEKAEEIAKKAGDSYVTVERLLLAISMLTDSDAGKILNKAGVSPQNLNRAIEEIRKGRTADSASAEEGYDALKKYARDLTQDARDGKLDPVIGRDDEIRRTIQVLSRRTKNNPVLIGEPGVGKTAIAEGLALRIINGDVPESLKEKRLLALDMGALIAGAKYRGEFEERLKAVLSEVEAASGELILFIDEMHTLVGAGKSDGAMDASNLLKPALARGELHCVGATTLDEYRKYVEKDAALARRFQPVMVNEPTVADTVSILRGLKEKYELHHGVRISDNALVSAATLSDRYITDRFLPDKAIDLMDEAASRLRMQVDSKPEELDELDRRIIQLKIEREALKKEDDDASRDRLEKLEEELAGLEEESAGLTQRWQAEKNKLSDATKLKEQLDEARVQLEQAQRRGDLAKAGELAYGEIPRLEALIAEVEERTQQSGAMVDRSVQSDHIAHVISRWTGIPVDKMLEGERDKLLRMEAELGERVIGQADAVAAVSKAVRRARAGLQDPNRPIGSFMFLGPTGVGKTELTKSLADFLFDDEHAMVRLDMSEFMEKHSVARLIGAPPGYVGYEEGGVLTEAVRRRPYQVILFDEIEKAHPDVFNVLLQVLDDGRLTDGQGRTVDFRNTLIIMTSNLGAEFLLGKEETDLSEADRERVLDVVRAAFRPEFLNRIDEIIIFHRLMREHMASIVAIQMKHLANLLADRKIELVLDDEATQWVANKGYDPAYGARPLKRVIQRYIQDPLAEELLSGGILDGSRVHVVVKDDALTFGVEE; via the coding sequence ATGAATTTGGAACGCTACACGGAGCGTGCGCGCGGCTTCATGCAGTCTGCGCAAACCTATGCGATCGGGCAGGGGCATCAGGCCTTCTTGCCGGAGCATATTCTCAAGGTTTTAATGGATGACAAGGAAGGTATGGCTTCTGGTCTGATTGACCGGTCTGGTGGCCAGTCGGCGCAGGTGCGCCTGCTTCTGGAAGATCATCTCAAATCCATCCCGTCCGTTTCCGGCGCGGGTGCGGGACAGCTTTATCTGTCGCCACATATGGCCAAACTGTTCGAAAAAGCCGAAGAAATTGCCAAGAAGGCCGGTGATTCCTACGTCACTGTTGAACGGTTGCTGTTGGCTATCAGCATGCTCACAGACAGTGATGCTGGCAAGATCCTGAACAAGGCGGGCGTTTCGCCGCAGAATCTCAATCGGGCAATTGAAGAAATTCGCAAAGGGCGTACCGCTGATTCCGCTTCGGCAGAAGAGGGCTATGATGCGCTCAAGAAATATGCCCGCGATCTGACGCAGGATGCGCGCGATGGCAAGCTTGATCCGGTGATCGGGCGTGATGACGAGATTCGCCGTACCATTCAGGTGCTGTCTCGTCGTACCAAGAACAACCCGGTTCTGATTGGCGAACCTGGCGTGGGTAAAACCGCCATCGCAGAAGGGCTGGCTCTTCGCATCATCAATGGTGATGTGCCCGAATCCCTTAAGGAAAAGCGTCTTTTGGCGCTGGATATGGGGGCCTTGATTGCTGGTGCGAAATATCGTGGTGAGTTTGAGGAGCGCCTCAAAGCTGTGCTCAGCGAAGTGGAAGCGGCCAGTGGCGAACTGATCCTCTTCATCGACGAAATGCATACGCTGGTGGGAGCTGGCAAGTCTGATGGCGCCATGGACGCGTCCAACCTGCTCAAGCCAGCCTTGGCACGGGGCGAGCTGCACTGCGTTGGTGCAACCACGCTGGATGAGTATCGCAAATATGTCGAGAAGGATGCGGCGCTGGCTCGCCGGTTCCAGCCTGTTATGGTCAATGAACCGACTGTGGCTGATACGGTGTCCATTCTGCGTGGCCTCAAGGAGAAGTATGAACTCCACCACGGGGTGCGAATCAGTGATAACGCGCTGGTTTCGGCCGCCACTCTTTCGGATCGCTATATCACCGATCGCTTTTTGCCCGACAAGGCCATCGACCTGATGGACGAAGCCGCTTCAAGGCTGCGTATGCAGGTGGATTCCAAGCCTGAAGAGCTGGACGAATTGGATCGTCGTATCATTCAGCTCAAGATCGAGCGCGAAGCCCTCAAGAAAGAGGACGATGATGCCTCACGGGATCGGCTTGAAAAGCTGGAAGAGGAACTGGCCGGACTTGAAGAAGAATCGGCAGGGCTGACGCAGCGCTGGCAGGCGGAAAAGAACAAGCTTTCCGATGCGACCAAGCTGAAGGAACAGCTCGACGAAGCCCGTGTTCAACTTGAACAGGCTCAGCGTCGGGGCGACTTGGCCAAGGCTGGCGAATTGGCCTATGGCGAAATTCCGCGCCTTGAAGCCTTGATTGCCGAAGTGGAAGAACGCACCCAGCAGAGCGGGGCCATGGTTGACCGGTCTGTTCAGTCTGACCATATCGCCCATGTCATCTCGCGCTGGACCGGTATTCCGGTTGACAAGATGCTTGAAGGCGAGCGGGACAAGCTGTTGCGCATGGAAGCCGAGCTTGGCGAGCGGGTCATCGGGCAGGCGGACGCGGTTGCTGCCGTTTCCAAGGCGGTGCGTCGTGCACGGGCCGGTCTGCAGGATCCGAACCGTCCGATCGGGTCGTTCATGTTCCTTGGGCCAACCGGTGTCGGCAAAACCGAGTTGACCAAATCGCTGGCGGATTTCCTGTTCGATGATGAACATGCCATGGTCCGGCTCGATATGTCCGAGTTCATGGAGAAGCATTCGGTGGCGCGACTCATCGGTGCGCCTCCGGGCTATGTGGGCTATGAAGAAGGCGGCGTGTTGACCGAAGCGGTTCGGCGGCGTCCTTATCAGGTGATCCTGTTCGACGAGATCGAAAAGGCGCATCCGGATGTCTTCAACGTTCTGCTGCAGGTGCTGGATGATGGCCGGTTGACTGACGGGCAGGGGCGTACGGTGGATTTCCGCAATACCCTGATCATCATGACCTCGAACCTTGGGGCTGAATTCCTGCTTGGCAAGGAAGAAACGGATCTTAGCGAGGCCGACAGGGAGCGGGTTCTGGACGTTGTCCGGGCTGCCTTCCGGCCTGAGTTCCTCAACAGGATCGATGAGATCATTATCTTCCATCGCCTGATGCGCGAGCATATGGCTTCCATCGTGGCCATTCAGATGAAGCATCTGGCCAACCTTCTGGCCGATCGCAAGATCGAGCTGGTGCTGGATGATGAAGCAACCCAATGGGTGGCCAACAAGGGATA
- a CDS encoding FAD-dependent oxidoreductase gives MRSETLKKLHDDTPFDVLVIGGGATGCGIALDAATRGLRTALVERYDFCEGTSSRCTKLVHGGVRYLEAAVKRLDKEQYNLVREALHERGAFLRNAPHLSNRLPLITPVYSWWQVPYLYAGLKMYDILSGKMNIGHSKIISAKEAIRRFPMLHAKGLKACILYYDGQFVDIRMAISIAMTAERAGAVLANHVEVVSLLHDEAKNVAGARVRDAYTGEEWDVKAKKVINATGPFADGIRKMDDTAAKPILKVSSGIHMILDANFVPPDGGLLIPKTDDGRVLFILPWQGQALVGTTDNECKVESHPEVSPEDISYLLSYVRRYFDIDVTEKDVKSAWSGIRPLVFNPNAKDTSQLARDHVIIEDNSGLVTISGGKWTTYRLMAEQAVDTIVKSGVFGSVGGSRTHDMKVIGGEAYSPDQAGVIAKNYDLDEAVAKHLNEAYGDQAEQVARIAKEQGLHQRLHPDYAFIEAEVPYAIEKEAVVSASDFVCGRITLTLIDKNAAASAVPRVVTLMAEILGWDEARITNETQAVMKRIEVAF, from the coding sequence ATGAGATCCGAAACTCTGAAGAAATTACATGACGACACCCCATTTGACGTGCTTGTGATTGGTGGTGGCGCGACAGGGTGTGGCATTGCACTGGATGCGGCAACGCGTGGCCTGAGAACGGCCCTTGTTGAGCGCTATGATTTTTGCGAGGGCACGTCCAGTCGCTGCACCAAGCTGGTGCATGGTGGTGTGCGCTATTTGGAAGCCGCAGTTAAACGGCTTGATAAGGAACAGTATAATCTGGTGCGTGAAGCGCTGCATGAACGCGGTGCTTTTCTGCGCAATGCGCCGCATCTGTCCAACCGGCTGCCGTTGATTACCCCGGTCTATTCCTGGTGGCAGGTTCCTTATCTTTATGCCGGTCTCAAGATGTATGACATCCTGTCTGGCAAGATGAATATCGGCCACAGCAAGATCATCAGCGCCAAAGAAGCGATCCGGCGCTTTCCGATGCTGCATGCCAAGGGTCTGAAAGCCTGTATTCTGTATTATGATGGCCAGTTTGTTGATATTCGTATGGCGATTTCCATTGCCATGACTGCCGAGCGTGCCGGTGCCGTTCTGGCCAACCATGTGGAAGTTGTTTCTCTTCTGCATGATGAGGCAAAGAATGTGGCGGGTGCCCGTGTGCGTGATGCCTATACGGGCGAAGAATGGGATGTCAAAGCCAAGAAGGTGATCAACGCAACGGGTCCATTTGCCGATGGCATTCGCAAGATGGATGACACGGCGGCCAAGCCGATCTTGAAGGTCAGCTCTGGCATTCACATGATACTCGACGCCAACTTCGTGCCTCCGGATGGCGGCTTGCTGATCCCGAAAACCGATGACGGTCGCGTGTTGTTCATTTTGCCATGGCAAGGGCAGGCACTTGTGGGCACGACAGACAATGAATGCAAGGTGGAATCCCATCCGGAAGTGTCACCGGAAGATATCAGCTATCTGTTGAGTTATGTCCGTCGCTATTTCGATATCGATGTGACCGAAAAAGACGTGAAGTCTGCCTGGAGTGGCATTCGTCCGCTGGTCTTTAATCCAAATGCAAAGGATACCTCGCAGCTGGCGCGTGACCATGTGATCATCGAAGACAATTCCGGTCTTGTGACTATTTCGGGCGGCAAATGGACGACCTATCGTCTGATGGCCGAGCAGGCCGTGGATACTATCGTTAAGAGTGGTGTTTTCGGATCTGTGGGCGGGAGCCGCACACATGACATGAAAGTGATTGGCGGTGAGGCCTACTCTCCTGATCAGGCTGGCGTGATCGCCAAAAACTATGATCTGGATGAGGCCGTCGCCAAACATCTGAATGAGGCCTATGGCGATCAGGCTGAGCAAGTTGCCCGTATAGCCAAAGAGCAGGGTCTTCATCAGCGTTTGCATCCTGACTATGCCTTTATCGAGGCTGAGGTGCCCTATGCCATTGAAAAGGAAGCTGTCGTTTCCGCCTCTGATTTTGTCTGCGGGCGTATCACTCTTACCTTGATCGATAAAAATGCGGCTGCGTCTGCTGTTCCGAGGGTTGTGACTCTTATGGCCGAGATTTTGGGATGGGATGAAGCCCGTATCACGAATGAAACTCAAGCCGTCATGAAACGCATTGAGGTTGCGTTCTGA
- a CDS encoding DUF707 domain-containing protein, with product MKTIIIMRCAPDLEHEFSGVTSDDICFLPSFYGDAAPQKTPDSLYFHYFKGGKWSGIYDLFQTYPDLIDSFDYFWFVDDDIRASCQTAADFIKIVKENSFQLAQPALTADSYWAHRITLENRGLLYRHTNLVELMMPIMHRDVVRRALPLFKGRDAAMGIDFMWHQLTNDPARDVAIIDATPMQHSRPRQKLLNNAMKKCNKDIFKERDDTIRQFSIKRQMPVVLGAKTRNNQEIKRNAMLLLRLAMELGRLRTDMRMQKLRIRDFRNLIIHQLFGKTDSETFDQQSLAAILDLPTAKKKPDQ from the coding sequence ATGAAAACAATCATTATCATGCGCTGCGCTCCCGATCTGGAGCACGAATTCTCTGGCGTCACGTCAGATGATATTTGTTTTCTGCCATCCTTCTATGGAGACGCCGCACCGCAAAAGACTCCGGACAGCCTCTATTTTCACTATTTCAAGGGTGGCAAATGGTCGGGCATTTATGATCTGTTTCAAACATACCCAGACCTTATCGACAGTTTCGACTATTTCTGGTTCGTGGATGACGACATCCGTGCTTCCTGCCAAACGGCGGCGGATTTCATCAAGATTGTCAAAGAAAACAGCTTCCAGCTGGCCCAACCAGCGCTGACGGCGGATAGTTATTGGGCCCACCGAATCACGCTGGAAAACAGAGGGCTGCTTTACCGCCACACCAATCTGGTCGAACTCATGATGCCGATCATGCATCGAGATGTCGTACGACGTGCCCTCCCCCTGTTTAAGGGCCGCGACGCTGCCATGGGTATCGATTTCATGTGGCATCAGCTGACCAATGATCCAGCGAGAGATGTCGCCATCATCGATGCCACCCCCATGCAGCATTCTCGCCCACGACAGAAGCTTCTCAACAATGCAATGAAGAAATGCAACAAGGACATTTTCAAGGAGCGAGACGACACAATCCGGCAGTTTTCGATTAAAAGGCAAATGCCTGTCGTGCTTGGTGCAAAGACCCGGAATAACCAAGAAATCAAACGGAATGCCATGCTGCTGCTGCGCCTTGCGATGGAACTGGGACGGTTGCGCACTGACATGAGAATGCAAAAATTGAGGATACGGGATTTCCGAAATCTGATTATTCATCAGCTATTTGGTAAAACCGATTCGGAAACCTTCGACCAGCAATCACTTGCAGCCATTCTCGATTTGCCTACGGCCAAAAAGAAGCCCGATCAATAA
- a CDS encoding DeoR family transcriptional regulator, translating into MVTGQNASVTQKGLNQRQEKIVEIARSEGFVGIEKLASLFDITPQTIRRDIALLCDQGILRRYHGGASLISNTRNVDYTERREVMKDEKARIGQMVAAHIPDGASLFLNIGTTTEAVADALLNHKNLNVVTNNINVAAKLSQQESFDVSIAPGHVRPRDLAVIGEATIDFIKQFKVDFGVIGISGIDEDGTLLDFDYREVRVAQTIIENSRTTFLATDHTKFGRRAMVKLGNIMELDGLFLDCMPPSPYDELIKSSTVTAHLVSDS; encoded by the coding sequence ATGGTAACCGGCCAGAATGCCAGCGTAACCCAGAAGGGGCTCAATCAGAGACAGGAAAAGATCGTTGAGATTGCGCGCTCTGAGGGCTTTGTTGGTATTGAAAAGCTGGCGTCTCTTTTTGATATCACGCCTCAGACCATTCGACGCGATATTGCGCTCTTGTGTGACCAAGGCATTTTGCGTCGGTATCATGGAGGGGCAAGCCTGATATCCAACACACGCAATGTCGATTACACTGAGCGGCGCGAAGTGATGAAGGATGAAAAAGCCCGAATCGGCCAAATGGTTGCCGCTCATATTCCTGATGGGGCGTCTCTTTTTCTCAATATCGGTACGACCACCGAAGCTGTGGCTGACGCTCTGCTCAACCACAAGAATCTGAATGTGGTGACCAACAATATCAACGTCGCTGCCAAGCTGAGCCAACAAGAAAGCTTCGATGTCTCCATTGCGCCTGGGCATGTGCGCCCGCGCGATCTGGCTGTAATTGGTGAAGCAACCATCGATTTCATCAAGCAGTTCAAGGTTGATTTCGGCGTAATCGGAATTTCCGGAATAGATGAAGATGGCACGTTGCTGGATTTCGACTATCGGGAGGTTCGGGTCGCCCAGACAATCATAGAGAATTCCCGCACCACCTTTCTGGCAACCGATCACACAAAGTTCGGGCGGCGTGCGATGGTCAAACTGGGCAACATAATGGAGCTTGATGGCCTGTTTCTGGATTGTATGCCACCATCGCCCTATGACGAATTGATCAAATCGTCCACTGTTACGGCGCATCTGGTGTCAGACAGCTAA
- the glpK gene encoding glycerol kinase GlpK, whose translation MEKKYVLAIDQGTTSSRAILFDHSGQIAQVTQKEFTQIFPKPGWVEHDAMEIWSSVQSVVAELLSAPDVKVSEVAAIGITNQRETAVVWDKNTGRPVYNAIVWQSRQTMDVCNELKEKGLNDEFRSKTGLLIDAYFSGTKVKWILDNVEGAREKAEKGDLLFGTIDSWLVWKLTGGKVHVTDYTNASRTLMYNIHELKWDEELLAHLTVPASMLPEVRPNSEVYGMTSKDAFQGMELPIAGMAGDQQAALFGQACFTEGMVKNTYGTGCFLLMNTGEKAVPSKNGLLTTIAWGVDGKVEYALEGSIFVAGSAIQWLRDGLRMFREARDSELYATRVQGSDGVYMVPAFVGLGAPYWDSEVRGAMFGLTRGTTKEHFVRATLESLCYQTRDVVSAMEADSGIKLEKLRVDGGAVANDLLLQIQANFLQTPAERPMCIETTALGAAYLAGLAVGFWKDKNDIIQNFGVDRTFAPKMEAEEADKLYAGWQTAVKATMAFK comes from the coding sequence ATGGAAAAGAAATACGTACTAGCAATCGACCAGGGCACCACAAGCTCAAGAGCGATCCTGTTCGATCATTCTGGACAGATTGCACAGGTCACTCAGAAAGAATTCACCCAGATCTTCCCGAAACCGGGCTGGGTCGAGCATGATGCAATGGAAATCTGGTCTTCGGTACAGTCTGTTGTCGCTGAATTGCTATCTGCGCCGGATGTAAAGGTTTCAGAAGTTGCTGCTATCGGCATCACCAACCAGCGTGAAACTGCTGTTGTCTGGGACAAGAATACCGGCCGTCCTGTTTACAATGCCATCGTTTGGCAGTCTCGCCAGACCATGGATGTCTGCAATGAGTTGAAAGAAAAGGGTCTTAACGACGAATTTCGCAGCAAAACCGGCCTGCTGATCGATGCCTATTTCTCTGGCACCAAGGTCAAATGGATTCTGGACAATGTGGAAGGGGCGCGTGAGAAAGCCGAAAAAGGCGATCTGCTCTTTGGCACGATTGACTCTTGGCTGGTTTGGAAGCTGACCGGTGGCAAAGTGCATGTTACCGATTATACCAACGCATCGCGTACCCTGATGTATAACATTCATGAGCTGAAATGGGATGAAGAACTGCTGGCTCATCTCACTGTTCCAGCTTCCATGCTGCCAGAAGTGCGCCCGAACTCCGAAGTCTATGGCATGACCTCCAAAGATGCCTTCCAGGGCATGGAGCTGCCGATTGCCGGTATGGCTGGTGACCAGCAGGCTGCCCTGTTCGGTCAGGCTTGCTTTACCGAAGGCATGGTCAAGAACACCTATGGTACTGGCTGCTTCTTGTTGATGAATACCGGCGAGAAGGCTGTTCCTTCCAAAAACGGCCTGCTGACGACCATCGCCTGGGGCGTTGACGGCAAAGTGGAATATGCTCTTGAGGGCTCCATCTTTGTTGCCGGTTCTGCCATTCAGTGGCTGCGTGATGGCCTGCGCATGTTCCGTGAAGCCAGAGACAGTGAATTGTACGCAACCCGTGTGCAGGGCTCTGATGGGGTTTACATGGTTCCAGCCTTTGTGGGCCTTGGTGCTCCATACTGGGATTCGGAAGTGCGCGGCGCGATGTTTGGTCTGACTCGTGGGACGACCAAGGAACATTTCGTTCGGGCTACGCTGGAATCCCTGTGCTACCAGACCCGCGATGTCGTTTCGGCAATGGAAGCGGACTCTGGCATCAAGCTTGAAAAACTGCGTGTTGATGGCGGGGCGGTTGCCAACGATCTGTTGCTGCAGATTCAGGCCAACTTCTTGCAGACACCGGCTGAACGTCCGATGTGCATTGAAACGACAGCTCTGGGCGCTGCCTATCTGGCTGGTCTGGCTGTCGGTTTCTGGAAAGACAAGAACGACATCATTCAGAACTTTGGCGTTGATCGTACTTTTGCTCCGAAGATGGAAGCAGAAGAAGCCGACAAGCTTTATGCCGGTTGGCAGACTGCTGTCAAAGCAACAATGGCCTTTAAATAA
- a CDS encoding aldo/keto reductase, producing MQKRQLGNGLKVSALALGAMGYGKGREIEDRDDMIALLRAAVERGMDFFDTAEVYGPWTNEKMVGEAFAGMRDKVILATKFGWNIDQTTGEHLGGVNSRPEQIRSVAEGSLKRLGTDYIDLFYQHRVDPDVPAEEVAGTVGDLINEGKVRWFGMSEAGATSIRRAHAEYPVAVLQSEYSLWTREPEEEIIPLLEELGIGLVPFSPLGRGFLTGKIDTATEFAANDMRSQLPRFDQDSRAANKQFVSLLTEIAERQNATPAQIALAWLLTRKPFIVPLFGTRKLERFEENIKALDITLSEKDLAEIEEADLKVQGARYSDAMLQFSGK from the coding sequence ATGCAAAAGAGACAATTGGGAAATGGACTGAAAGTCAGCGCCCTCGCTCTAGGCGCCATGGGCTATGGCAAAGGCCGGGAGATTGAAGACCGGGACGACATGATTGCCCTGCTTCGTGCCGCTGTCGAGCGCGGCATGGACTTCTTTGATACCGCTGAGGTCTATGGCCCCTGGACCAATGAAAAAATGGTGGGCGAAGCCTTTGCGGGTATGCGCGATAAGGTAATCTTGGCAACCAAATTCGGCTGGAATATCGATCAGACAACTGGTGAGCATCTTGGCGGCGTCAACAGCCGCCCCGAACAGATCCGCTCCGTTGCAGAAGGCAGCCTCAAGCGCCTTGGCACAGACTATATCGATCTGTTCTACCAGCATCGCGTCGACCCTGACGTGCCAGCCGAAGAGGTGGCGGGAACGGTCGGCGACCTGATCAATGAGGGCAAGGTCCGCTGGTTTGGCATGTCCGAAGCCGGAGCGACTTCCATTCGCCGCGCCCATGCTGAATATCCAGTCGCTGTCCTACAAAGTGAATATTCCCTATGGACCCGAGAGCCAGAGGAAGAAATCATCCCGCTGCTTGAAGAATTGGGCATCGGTCTGGTTCCCTTTTCACCGTTGGGCAGAGGTTTCCTCACGGGCAAAATCGACACAGCCACAGAATTTGCCGCCAATGACATGCGTAGTCAGCTGCCGCGATTTGACCAAGACTCCCGCGCCGCAAACAAGCAGTTTGTCAGCCTTCTGACGGAAATCGCAGAGCGCCAGAACGCCACACCGGCCCAAATCGCTCTGGCCTGGCTATTGACTCGCAAACCCTTCATCGTTCCACTCTTTGGCACGCGCAAACTGGAACGCTTTGAAGAAAATATCAAAGCGCTTGACATCACCTTGAGCGAAAAAGATCTGGCAGAAATTGAAGAGGCAGACCTCAAGGTACAAGGAGCGCGCTATTCGGACGCAATGCTTCAATTTTCCGGTAAGTAG